Proteins encoded together in one Pseudomonas arsenicoxydans window:
- the rplU gene encoding 50S ribosomal protein L21: MSYAVIVTGGKQYKVAPGEYLKIEKLEIATGESVTFDRVLLVANGDDVNIGAPVVAGATVVAEVISQGRHDKVRIIKFRRRKHHMKRMGHRQWYTEIKITGIQA, translated from the coding sequence ATGTCGTACGCAGTAATTGTTACTGGTGGCAAGCAATACAAGGTCGCCCCAGGTGAATACCTGAAGATCGAAAAACTGGAAATCGCTACCGGCGAATCCGTTACTTTTGATCGCGTTCTGTTGGTCGCCAATGGCGATGACGTGAACATCGGCGCTCCAGTTGTTGCCGGCGCTACCGTTGTGGCTGAAGTGATCTCCCAAGGTCGTCACGATAAAGTCCGCATCATCAAGTTCCGTCGTCGTAAGCACCACATGAAGCGTATGGGCCACCGCCAGTGGTACACCGAGATCAAAATCACCGGTATTCAGGCTTAA
- a CDS encoding FKBP-type peptidyl-prolyl cis-trans isomerase, with amino-acid sequence MSEVNLSTDETRVSYGIGRQLGDQLRDNPPPGVNLDAILAGLTDAFAGKPSRVGQEEMSASFKVIRDIMQAEAAAKAEAAAGEGLAFLAENAKRDGITTLASGLQFEVLTQGEGAKPTREDQVRTHYHGTLIDGTVFDSSYDRGQPAEFPVGGVIAGWTEALQLMNAGSKWRLYVPSELAYGAQGVGSIPPHSVLVFDVELLDVL; translated from the coding sequence TCAGCTGGGCGATCAACTGCGCGACAACCCGCCACCGGGCGTTAACCTGGACGCGATCCTGGCTGGCCTGACTGACGCATTCGCCGGCAAGCCTAGCCGTGTGGGTCAGGAAGAAATGTCCGCAAGCTTCAAGGTGATCCGCGACATCATGCAGGCCGAAGCAGCTGCAAAAGCTGAAGCGGCTGCTGGCGAAGGCCTGGCGTTCCTGGCTGAAAATGCCAAGCGCGATGGCATCACCACCCTGGCTTCCGGCCTGCAATTTGAAGTGCTGACTCAAGGTGAAGGCGCCAAGCCAACCCGTGAAGATCAAGTGCGCACCCACTACCACGGCACCCTGATCGACGGCACTGTGTTCGACAGCTCCTACGATCGTGGTCAGCCAGCGGAATTCCCGGTTGGCGGCGTGATCGCTGGCTGGACCGAAGCCCTGCAACTGATGAACGCCGGTAGCAAATGGCGCCTGTACGTGCCGAGCGAACTGGCTTACGGCGCTCAAGGCGTTGGCAGCATTCCGCCGCACAGCGTTCTGGTATTCGACGTCGAGCTGCTCGACGTTCTGTAA
- the rpmA gene encoding 50S ribosomal protein L27, with translation MAHKKAGGSTRNGRDSEAKRLGVKMYGGQVIIPGNIIVRQRGTQFHAGYGVGMGKDHTLFAKIDGVIKFEVKGAFGRRYVSIVPKTEVVAA, from the coding sequence ATGGCACACAAAAAAGCTGGTGGTAGTACCCGTAACGGTCGCGACTCAGAAGCCAAACGCCTTGGCGTGAAGATGTATGGCGGCCAGGTTATCATTCCGGGCAACATCATCGTGCGTCAGCGCGGCACCCAATTCCACGCCGGTTACGGTGTTGGCATGGGCAAAGATCACACTCTGTTCGCTAAAATCGACGGCGTGATCAAGTTCGAAGTAAAAGGCGCCTTCGGTCGTCGTTACGTAAGCATTGTCCCGAAGACTGAAGTCGTCGCGGCATAA
- a CDS encoding polyprenyl synthetase family protein — MQPQAFYRAVADDFSAVDGIIKKQLTSRVPLVSKIGDYITSAGGKRLRPLLVLLCGKALGREGDDLRLLAATIEFLHTATLLHDDVVDMSGMRRGRSTANAMWGNAPSVLVGDFLYSRSFEMMVELGSMPVMKILSQATRIIAEGEVLQLSKIRDASTTEETYMEVIRGKTAMLFEASTHSAAALCEATAEQAEALRTFGDHLGVAFQLVDDLLDYKGDAETLGKNVGDDLAEGKPTLPLIYTMREGTPEQAALVRKAIQKGGIEDLERIREAVEASGSLEYTATLARDYVARAIKCLDALPASEYRDALVELSEFAVARTH, encoded by the coding sequence ATGCAACCCCAAGCTTTCTACCGCGCGGTGGCGGACGATTTTAGCGCCGTCGACGGCATCATCAAGAAGCAGCTGACTTCGCGCGTGCCGCTGGTATCGAAAATCGGCGATTACATTACCTCGGCCGGCGGTAAACGCCTGCGCCCTTTATTAGTGTTGCTGTGTGGCAAGGCCCTGGGTCGCGAAGGCGATGACTTGCGCCTGCTGGCCGCGACCATCGAATTTCTGCACACCGCCACCCTGTTGCATGACGACGTGGTCGACATGTCGGGCATGCGCCGTGGCCGCTCGACCGCCAACGCCATGTGGGGCAACGCTCCCAGCGTCCTGGTCGGCGACTTCCTGTACTCGCGCTCCTTCGAGATGATGGTAGAGCTGGGCTCGATGCCAGTGATGAAGATTCTTTCGCAAGCCACGCGCATCATCGCTGAAGGCGAAGTGTTGCAGCTGTCGAAGATTCGTGACGCCAGCACCACGGAAGAAACCTACATGGAAGTCATCCGCGGCAAGACCGCGATGCTCTTCGAGGCGTCGACCCATAGCGCCGCAGCCCTGTGCGAAGCCACGGCGGAACAGGCCGAAGCGCTGCGTACGTTTGGCGATCATCTGGGCGTGGCTTTCCAACTGGTCGACGACTTGCTGGACTACAAAGGCGACGCAGAGACCCTGGGCAAGAACGTCGGTGACGACCTGGCCGAAGGAAAACCGACTTTACCGCTGATCTACACCATGCGCGAAGGCACGCCGGAGCAGGCTGCACTGGTGCGCAAGGCCATTCAGAAAGGCGGGATCGAAGATCTGGAACGCATCCGCGAGGCCGTTGAAGCTTCCGGCTCGCTGGAATACACCGCAACACTGGCCCGTGATTACGTGGCCCGCGCGATCAAATGCCTCGACGCCCTGCCTGCCAGCGAATACCGCGATGCGCTGGTTGAGTTGAGCGAATTTGCGGTCGCCCGTACGCACTAA
- a CDS encoding PA4570 family protein yields the protein MTYLIDAWLDRPHPYLRILHRETGEVCAVLEEEALSELQDQGDLDVNSLSSSEPVVLKELVRNLFLFCYARALRPTSDLNHKIEL from the coding sequence ATGACCTATTTGATCGATGCCTGGCTGGACCGTCCACACCCTTACCTCAGGATCCTGCATCGGGAAACCGGAGAAGTCTGTGCGGTGCTTGAAGAAGAAGCCTTGAGCGAATTGCAGGACCAGGGCGACCTGGACGTCAACAGCTTGAGTTCCAGCGAGCCGGTGGTACTTAAGGAACTGGTGCGTAATCTGTTTCTGTTCTGCTATGCCCGGGCGTTGCGCCCGACCAGCGATTTGAACCATAAGATCGAGTTATGA
- a CDS encoding zinc ribbon domain-containing protein YjdM — MSTLPPCPKCNSEYTYEDGAQLICPECAHEWSASGEVEAASDDSVKKDSVGNVLQDGDTITVIKDLKVKGTSLVVKVGTKVKNIRLCDGDHDIDCKIDGIGPMKLKSEFVRKV, encoded by the coding sequence GTGAGCACGTTGCCACCCTGCCCGAAATGCAATTCCGAATACACCTATGAAGACGGTGCGCAGTTGATCTGCCCGGAGTGCGCCCACGAATGGTCCGCCAGCGGCGAAGTCGAAGCGGCGTCCGACGACTCAGTGAAAAAAGATTCGGTCGGTAATGTTCTGCAAGACGGCGATACCATCACCGTGATCAAGGACCTCAAGGTCAAAGGCACGTCGCTGGTGGTCAAGGTCGGCACCAAGGTCAAGAACATCCGCCTGTGCGACGGCGATCACGACATCGACTGTAAGATCGACGGCATTGGCCCGATGAAGCTCAAATCCGAGTTCGTCAGAAAAGTCTGA